A segment of the Sphingomonas cannabina genome:
CACGGGCACCTTGAGGCCCGAGCGGCCGAGTTGACGGAATTCCATGTCCTGTCTCCACCTGGAAGGACCGCCGGACGGCGGCCGCTCGCCTCAGGTGGGATGCCGCGGCCGATTTGGAAGGATCAGGAGGCCGGCGGCTCCCACAGCTCGATCGCATTGCCTTCGGGATCGTGGATGCGGGCGAACTTGCCGGTCTCGGGCGAGTCCCATTCGTCCTTTGTGACGATCTCGATCCCGGCGGCGTTGAGCTGTTCGAGCATCCCCTCGAGGTCGCGCACGCGCAGGTTCAGCATGAACTGCTTGTCCGCCGCGAAATAGTCGGTCGCCGCGCCGAACGGCTGGAACACCACCGGGCCGCCCTGCACCTGCCAAGCCCATTCGCTGGGCTCGCCCGCCTCGTCGGCGGCACAGCCGGCGCCGACGCCGAGATGCTCCTTGTACCAGGTGGCGAGGCCATCCGGATCGCGGGCGCGCCAGAAGAAGCCACCGATTCCGAGCACGGGCATCGTCTCTCTCCCCTGTCAGGCGGCGATATCGAGCGCTCCGTCGCCCTCGGCCGCCGCCAGCAGCCGCTTCTCGATCGCCTTGATGCGGCCGGCGGCGGTGATCTTATCGCCGATGAGGTCGGTGACATAGAAGGTATCGACCGCCCGTTCGCCATAGGTGGCGACGTGCGCCGAGCGGATCGTCACGCGCGACTGGAACAAGGCATGCGCGAGATGGTGGAGCAGCGCCGGCCGGTCGCGGGCGTTGACCTCGATCACGGTGAAGCGGTTCGAGGCGTTGTTGTCGATCAGCACGTTCGCCTCGATCGGGAAGGCGTCGGCGCGCGGGCGCGGCAGCGGCTTGGCCTTGAGCCGGTCGCTGAGCTTGAAGCGGTTGGCGAGCGCCTCGGTGATCGCGGTCTTGATCCGGCCGAGCTGGCCAGCGTCGTCGAAGGGGCGGCCTAAGGGATCCTGGACGAGGAAGTTGTCGAGGGCCATGCCGTCGCGGGTGGTGTGGATGCGCGCGTCGATGATGTTCCCGCCGGCGGCGTGGATCGCGCCGGCGATGCGGTAGAACAGGCCGGGGTGGTCGGCGGCATAGACCGTCACCAATGTCGCGCCCTGATCGGCATCGGGACGCGCGTCGATGAACAGCTGCTCGCCGCCGGCGCGCTCGACGAGACGGGCATTGGCCTCCAGCACCTCGAGCGGCTCCGCCACCCAATAGCTTTCGGGCAAGCGGCGGACGAACTCGGCCATCCGTCCGCCATCCCAGTCGAGCGCCGCCGCAAGATCGGCCTGCTTGGCGGCGATGCGCTCGCCGCGGCCGCGCTGCTTGTGGCCGAGGCGCAGCACCTCCTCGGCGCTCTCGTAGAGATTGTGGAGGAGCTGGCGCTTCCAGCCGTTCCAGATGCCGGGGCCGACCGCGCGGATGTCGACGATGGTCAGCACCAGCAGCATCATCAGTCGCTGCGGGCTCTGCACCTGCTCGGCGAAGTCGAGGATGGTCTTGAAGTCGGAAAGGTCGCGCTTGAACGCGGTCGCCGACATGAGCAGGTGATAGCGGACCAGCCACGCCACCGTCTCCGTCTCCGCAGGCGTAAGGCCGAAGCGCGGGCCGAGTCGCTCGGCGACCTCGGCCCCCAAGATCGAATGGTCGCCGCCGCGCCCCTTGGCGATATCGTGGAGCAGCACCGCGACGTAGAGCGCGCGCCGCGCCACGATCTGCGGGAACAGGCCGGTCGAGAGCGGGTGGTCGTCCTTGGAATCGCCGCGCTCGATCGCGGCCAGCAGGCCGATCGCCCGGATGGTGTGCTCGTCGACGGTGTAGTGGTGGTACATGTCGAACTGCATCTGCGCGACCACGCGGCCGAAATCGGGCACGAAGCGGCCGAACACACCGGCCTCGTTCATCCAGCGCAGCACCATGTCGGGACTCTGCTTCGACGTCAGCAGGTCGAGGAACAGGGCATTGGCGCGCGGATCGTTGCGGACGTCGTCGACCAGCTTGGCGTCACGCGCGGCCGCCCGCATGGCGAGCGGGTGGATTTCGAGGCCGTGCTGCTCGGCGAGCGCGAACATCTCGATCAGGCGCACCGGGTCCTCGACGAAGAACGTGTCGCGCGGCAGCGCGAGCCGGCCGCGGTCGAGGACGAAGCCCTTCAATTTGCGCGGGCGGCGGCGGATCGTCGGCAGGTTGAAGAAGCGGCGGCCGCGCGCGGCGAACTGCTCGTCGAGATGCGCCAGGAACACGCCGGTCAGGTCGCCGACCACCTTCGCCTGCAGGAAATAGAACTGCATGAAGCGTTCGACCTTCGGCTTCCCCGGCCGGTCGGAATAGCGCATCCGCTCGGCAATCTCGCGCTGGAGGTCGAAGGTCAGCCGGTCCTCGGCGCGGCCGGCGATCAGGTGAAGGTGGCAGCGCACCGCCCACAGGAAATTCTCGGCGCGATGGAACTGGCGGTATTCGGCGCGGGTGAGCAGGCCCTTGTCGACCAGTTCGGCGGCACTCCCGACGTTGTGGATGTACTTACCGATCCAGAAGAGCGTGTGGAGGTCGCGCAGGCCGCCCTTCCCCTCCTTGACGTTGGGCTCGACGACGTAGCGGCTGTCGCCCATCTTGCGATGGCGCTCGTCGCGCTCGGCGAGCTTCTGGGCGATGAAGGTGCGCGCGGTGCCGGCCTCGACCTCCGCCTTGAAGCGGCGCGCCGCCTCTTCGTAGAGGTCGGTGTCGCCCCAGACGTAGCGTGCCTCGACCAGCGCGGTGCGGATCGTCACGTCCTTCTTCGCCTCGCGCACCATCTCGTCGAGCGAGCGCGAGGAATGGCCGACCTTCAGCCCCATGTCCCACAGCGAATAGAGCATCGATTCGATGACCTGCTCGCACCAGCCGGTCTGCTTCCACGGCGTGAGGAAGCCGATGTCGACGTCCGAATGCGGCGCCATCTCGCCGCGACCGTAGCCGCCGACCGCGATCAGCGTCATCCGCTCGGCGGCGGTGGGATTGGTGTTGCGGTAGAGCCGCTGGACGGTGAAGTCCCACAGCAGCCGCAGGATCTGGTCGATCAGGAAAGCGCCCGCCGCCGCCGCTTCCAGTCCGCGCGAGGGGTGTTCGGCGAAGCGCCGCGCGATCTCGGCGCGGCCGGCGTCGAGCGCCTGCTTCAGGCGATCGGTGGCGGCGCGGCGGAGTGCGGCGGTGTCCTTTGCCTCCAGCGCGGCGAGCGCATCGGCGATGGCGCGACGGTCGATGATCGCGCGGCGGTGCGGGACATGCTCGAAGCGGGACATGGCTTCGAGATAGAGATTGTACGCGATGCGCGCCACAAGTTCGGCGTCACCCCGGCCTTGGGCCGGGGTCCACCTATCGCCAATGTCTGAGCTTGCGGCACCGTGGATGCCGGAACAAGTCCGGCATGACGACTAATTTGATCAATCCGCCGCCTTGGCCACGCCCACCAGCGCCGGGCGGAGCAGGCGGTCCTTGAGCATATAGCCGGCCTGCATCTCCTGCACGATCGTGCCGGGCTCGGCGTCCGCGCTCGGGATCTCGAGCATCGCCTGGTGGCGATTGGGGTCGAGCTTCTCGCCCATCGCGGTGATCTTGGCGATGCCGTGGCGGGCGAAGACGTTGTCGAGCTCGCGCCCGGTCGCCTCGATGCCGGTGACCAGGCCCTTGAGCTTCTCGTCCTCGCGCAGCTCGGCGGGAATCGCCGCCAGGCCGCGCGCGAGGTTGTCGGCGACCGACAGCAGGTCGCGGGCGAACGCCGTGACTGCATAGGCGCGCGCGTCCTGCAGCTCCTTCTCCGCGCGGCGCAGCGAGTTCTGCGCATCGGCGCGCGCATAGAGCACCGCCGCCTTCGCCTCCGCCAGTTCCTCGGCGAGCTTGGCGACCTGATCGTGATCGGCGACCTCCGGAGCGGCCTCCGCGGTTTCCTCGCGCAGGTCCACGGTTTCCGCGGTCAATTCTTCCCCGTTCGGCGGGGACTGGTTCTTGGTCTCGTCGTTCATTGCGTCCGTTTTCAAAAATTCAACCGAGCAGGCGCGCCAGTGTCGCCGCCGTGAAATCCACCATGGGCACGACGCGCGCATAGTTCAACCGCGTCGGGCCGATCACGCCGACCACGCCGACCACCTGACCGTCCAACGCGCGAACCGGCTGGGCGATCACCGACGAGCCCGACAGGGCAAACAGCTTGTTCTCCGATCCGATGAAGATGCGCGCGGCATCGGCCTCGCGCGCGCTGTCGAGCAGGCGGGCGATCTCCTCCTTGCCCTCGAGCTCGTCGAGCAAGCCGCGCACCCGGTCGAGGTCGGCGGCGGCCGCCGGATCGATCAGGTTGGCCTGGCCGCGCACGATCAGCACGGGGCGATGGCCGGGGTCCTCGCTCCACACGGCGAGGCCGC
Coding sequences within it:
- a CDS encoding VOC family protein; the encoded protein is MPVLGIGGFFWRARDPDGLATWYKEHLGVGAGCAADEAGEPSEWAWQVQGGPVVFQPFGAATDYFAADKQFMLNLRVRDLEGMLEQLNAAGIEIVTKDEWDSPETGKFARIHDPEGNAIELWEPPAS
- a CDS encoding [protein-PII] uridylyltransferase — its product is MSRFEHVPHRRAIIDRRAIADALAALEAKDTAALRRAATDRLKQALDAGRAEIARRFAEHPSRGLEAAAAGAFLIDQILRLLWDFTVQRLYRNTNPTAAERMTLIAVGGYGRGEMAPHSDVDIGFLTPWKQTGWCEQVIESMLYSLWDMGLKVGHSSRSLDEMVREAKKDVTIRTALVEARYVWGDTDLYEEAARRFKAEVEAGTARTFIAQKLAERDERHRKMGDSRYVVEPNVKEGKGGLRDLHTLFWIGKYIHNVGSAAELVDKGLLTRAEYRQFHRAENFLWAVRCHLHLIAGRAEDRLTFDLQREIAERMRYSDRPGKPKVERFMQFYFLQAKVVGDLTGVFLAHLDEQFAARGRRFFNLPTIRRRPRKLKGFVLDRGRLALPRDTFFVEDPVRLIEMFALAEQHGLEIHPLAMRAAARDAKLVDDVRNDPRANALFLDLLTSKQSPDMVLRWMNEAGVFGRFVPDFGRVVAQMQFDMYHHYTVDEHTIRAIGLLAAIERGDSKDDHPLSTGLFPQIVARRALYVAVLLHDIAKGRGGDHSILGAEVAERLGPRFGLTPAETETVAWLVRYHLLMSATAFKRDLSDFKTILDFAEQVQSPQRLMMLLVLTIVDIRAVGPGIWNGWKRQLLHNLYESAEEVLRLGHKQRGRGERIAAKQADLAAALDWDGGRMAEFVRRLPESYWVAEPLEVLEANARLVERAGGEQLFIDARPDADQGATLVTVYAADHPGLFYRIAGAIHAAGGNIIDARIHTTRDGMALDNFLVQDPLGRPFDDAGQLGRIKTAITEALANRFKLSDRLKAKPLPRPRADAFPIEANVLIDNNASNRFTVIEVNARDRPALLHHLAHALFQSRVTIRSAHVATYGERAVDTFYVTDLIGDKITAAGRIKAIEKRLLAAAEGDGALDIAA
- the grpE gene encoding nucleotide exchange factor GrpE translates to MNDETKNQSPPNGEELTAETVDLREETAEAAPEVADHDQVAKLAEELAEAKAAVLYARADAQNSLRRAEKELQDARAYAVTAFARDLLSVADNLARGLAAIPAELREDEKLKGLVTGIEATGRELDNVFARHGIAKITAMGEKLDPNRHQAMLEIPSADAEPGTIVQEMQAGYMLKDRLLRPALVGVAKAAD